A DNA window from Flavisolibacter ginsenosidimutans contains the following coding sequences:
- a CDS encoding D-sedoheptulose-7-phosphate isomerase, with product MKEQFKALIAASITVKTTLLSDEGLLDTLEKIVNVIVAAYKADKRLFFCGNGGSAADAQHLAAEFTGRFYKDRLSLPAEALHCNTSYLTAVGNDYGFDDIYARMIKGTARTGDVLIGFSTSGNSPNIVKAFEAAKEKGVVTIAYTGSSGGILKNYSDYLLNVPSSDTPRIQECHILLGHLMCEFVEERFFE from the coding sequence ATGAAAGAACAATTTAAAGCCCTCATTGCCGCTTCCATTACGGTTAAAACAACCCTGCTTTCCGATGAGGGATTGTTGGACACACTGGAGAAAATAGTGAACGTAATTGTGGCCGCTTACAAAGCCGACAAGCGTTTGTTTTTCTGTGGCAACGGTGGCAGCGCCGCCGATGCCCAACACCTTGCCGCCGAATTCACCGGGCGGTTTTACAAAGACCGGCTCTCGCTGCCTGCCGAAGCCTTGCACTGCAACACCTCTTACTTAACAGCGGTGGGCAACGATTACGGCTTTGACGACATCTATGCCCGTATGATAAAGGGCACGGCCCGGACCGGCGATGTGCTGATTGGCTTCTCCACATCAGGCAACTCGCCCAATATTGTAAAGGCGTTTGAAGCGGCAAAGGAGAAAGGCGTTGTTACCATTGCCTATACGGGTAGCAGCGGTGGCATTTTGAAAAATTATTCTGACTACTTGTTAAACGTGCCATCATCTGATACGCCACGGATACAGGAATGTCATATTCTGTTAGGGCATTTGATGTGTGAGTTTGTGGAAGAAAGGTTTTTTGAATAA
- a CDS encoding ferritin family protein, translated as MGFHQYHEPPEELSKETRTFARMITSVVEEAEAIGWYEQRISIETDEEAKAIMKNAQQEEMKHFGMDLEFLLRRKPEWRTILKAVLFTKGDIIENAKKGEEKAEK; from the coding sequence ATGGGATTTCATCAGTACCACGAACCGCCGGAAGAACTATCAAAAGAGACCAGAACCTTTGCCCGTATGATTACCTCAGTGGTAGAGGAAGCTGAAGCCATCGGCTGGTACGAGCAGCGCATCTCCATCGAAACGGACGAAGAAGCCAAAGCCATTATGAAGAATGCACAGCAGGAAGAAATGAAACATTTTGGTATGGACTTGGAATTTTTGCTGCGGCGCAAACCCGAATGGCGGACTATTTTAAAAGCCGTGTTGTTTACCAAGGGAGATATTATCGAGAATGCGAAGAAGGGGGAAGAGAAGGCGGAAAAGTGA
- a CDS encoding heavy metal translocating P-type ATPase, which produces MSAEHNHEEAPVVQMKTKQEQEDHEHGHDAEEGHSHDDGHDHDHDHGGSEPAGWKSHWDLLLALVILVTMIVLRFGFHFVPTKWVDFGIHAVAFILAGWRVLDLAFRKAKRGDIFNEFVLMSVATIGAFYIGSYSEGVAVMVFYCIGEWFQDAAVDRAKRNIKALLDIRPDKVTVVRNGQTQVIEPSETQLNETIQVKPGEKVALDGELLSETASFNTAALTGESKPDTKYKGESILAGMINLNTVAEVKVTALFKDSKLSKILEMVQDATARKSQTQLFISRFAKVYTPIVFFLALAVALVPYFFVQDYVFNVWFYRALVFLVISCPCALVVSIPLGYFGGIGLASRNGILFKGGNFLDVMTKINAVVMDKTGTLTKGVFNVQKVVANGIDEKDLIRITAALEKNSTHPVGQAVVKYAVDKIGNTTATNVEEVAGHGLKGTVDGKEVLAGNLKLMKKFGVDYPAETEGIVDTIVVTAIDKKFAGYITIADEIKEDAVSAVKAMHDLNIKTVMLSGDKQTVVDNVAKQIGIDEAYGDLLPEGKVEKVQGLKNAGKHIAFVGDGVNDAPVVALADAGIAMGGLGSDATIETADVVIQNDQPSKIVSAIRIGKITRTIVWQNIILAMAIKVVVLILGAGGIATLWEAVIADVGVALLAILNAVRIQKIKV; this is translated from the coding sequence ATGAGTGCAGAACATAATCATGAAGAAGCACCTGTTGTGCAAATGAAAACAAAGCAGGAACAAGAAGATCACGAACACGGCCACGATGCTGAAGAAGGTCACAGCCACGATGACGGGCACGACCACGATCATGACCACGGAGGCAGCGAACCAGCGGGTTGGAAAAGTCATTGGGATCTGCTGCTTGCTTTGGTGATACTCGTGACCATGATTGTTTTACGGTTTGGATTTCATTTTGTCCCAACTAAATGGGTGGACTTCGGCATTCACGCAGTAGCCTTCATTCTTGCCGGATGGCGGGTCTTAGACCTTGCCTTCCGCAAAGCCAAACGTGGCGACATTTTCAATGAGTTTGTCCTCATGAGTGTGGCAACGATTGGCGCTTTCTACATCGGTTCTTACAGCGAAGGCGTAGCGGTAATGGTTTTCTATTGCATCGGCGAATGGTTTCAGGATGCAGCGGTGGACAGGGCCAAAAGAAACATCAAAGCCTTGTTGGATATACGGCCCGATAAAGTAACCGTTGTTAGAAACGGGCAAACCCAGGTGATTGAACCGTCCGAAACACAATTAAATGAGACCATTCAAGTAAAGCCAGGTGAAAAAGTTGCATTGGACGGCGAGCTGCTTTCCGAAACGGCTTCGTTCAATACAGCCGCTTTAACTGGTGAAAGCAAGCCCGATACCAAATACAAGGGTGAAAGCATTCTGGCCGGTATGATTAACCTGAATACCGTTGCAGAAGTGAAAGTAACGGCTCTGTTTAAGGACAGTAAGTTGAGCAAGATTTTGGAAATGGTGCAGGATGCTACGGCCCGCAAATCGCAAACTCAACTGTTCATCTCCCGTTTTGCGAAAGTTTACACGCCGATTGTTTTTTTTCTGGCTTTAGCTGTAGCACTCGTTCCCTACTTTTTTGTACAAGACTATGTTTTCAATGTTTGGTTTTACCGGGCTTTGGTATTTCTGGTGATTAGTTGCCCTTGTGCTTTGGTGGTCTCTATCCCATTGGGCTATTTCGGCGGCATTGGGCTGGCTTCCCGCAACGGGATCCTGTTTAAAGGCGGCAACTTTTTGGATGTGATGACAAAAATTAATGCCGTCGTCATGGATAAAACAGGCACGTTAACCAAGGGTGTGTTTAACGTACAAAAAGTAGTTGCAAATGGTATTGATGAAAAAGACCTGATACGCATAACTGCTGCTTTGGAAAAGAACTCCACGCATCCTGTTGGGCAAGCCGTGGTAAAATACGCCGTTGATAAAATCGGCAATACAACAGCAACAAATGTAGAAGAAGTGGCCGGGCATGGATTAAAAGGCACAGTGGATGGTAAAGAAGTATTAGCGGGCAATTTAAAGCTGATGAAAAAATTTGGCGTTGACTATCCCGCCGAAACAGAAGGCATCGTTGACACCATTGTGGTAACGGCCATTGATAAAAAATTTGCCGGTTACATTACCATCGCGGACGAGATAAAAGAAGACGCTGTATCGGCTGTGAAAGCCATGCACGACCTTAATATTAAAACTGTCATGCTATCGGGAGACAAGCAGACCGTGGTGGATAATGTGGCAAAACAAATCGGTATTGACGAAGCCTATGGTGACTTACTGCCTGAAGGCAAAGTAGAAAAAGTACAAGGCTTGAAAAATGCGGGAAAGCACATAGCTTTTGTAGGCGACGGCGTGAACGATGCGCCTGTTGTGGCCTTGGCCGATGCCGGTATTGCAATGGGCGGATTAGGTAGCGATGCCACCATTGAAACCGCCGATGTAGTGATACAAAACGACCAGCCTTCCAAAATTGTTTCCGCTATCAGGATTGGAAAAATCACTCGCACCATTGTATGGCAGAATATTATTCTGGCAATGGCAATAAAAGTGGTTGTACTGATTTTGGGTGCTGGCGGTATAGCTACGCTTTGGGAAGCCGTCATAGCTGATGTGGGTGTGGCCCTGCTTGCCATTTTAAATGCGGTTCGTATTCAAAAAATCAAAGTGTGA
- a CDS encoding four-helix bundle copper-binding protein, whose protein sequence is MEQQQPGHHHSGHKHEALIQTLLECARACEECAAACLDEKDVTPMAHCIELDRDCAEICYLGAKLLLRDSEISHKFLVICEEACRECAEECGMHDHDHCKRCAEACRRCEQACHEHHGQQQMK, encoded by the coding sequence ATGGAACAACAGCAACCCGGTCATCACCATTCAGGGCACAAACACGAAGCATTAATCCAAACACTTTTGGAATGCGCAAGAGCCTGCGAAGAATGCGCTGCCGCCTGCCTTGATGAAAAAGACGTAACGCCGATGGCGCATTGCATTGAACTGGACAGGGATTGTGCGGAAATCTGCTACCTCGGCGCAAAGCTCTTGTTGCGTGATAGCGAAATCTCACACAAGTTTCTGGTGATTTGCGAAGAAGCCTGTCGTGAATGTGCTGAAGAATGCGGTATGCACGACCACGACCATTGCAAACGCTGCGCAGAAGCGTGTAGAAGATGCGAACAGGCTTGCCATGAACATCATGGTCAGCAGCAAATGAAGTAA
- a CDS encoding ZIP family metal transporter, producing the protein MTPLFQKILLFSLIPVFTMIIGGVIAIVRKPNGNVRSLILHFAAGVVFSVVAVELLPDIVKTHKPLQLIIGFSLGFLAMIGIRKFTEVEEDKTLTVVKNKLPASLLIAIAVDIFIDGLLLGIGFTAGSTEGMLLAFALSVELLSLGMATATELGENNLSKQKSLGLIALLALVFFISAVLGATLLHNLSHNALEIVLSFGLSALLFLVTEELLTEAHEEKETVWHTSAFFGGFLLFLVLGMIT; encoded by the coding sequence ATGACGCCCTTGTTTCAAAAAATACTTCTTTTCTCGTTGATACCGGTTTTCACGATGATCATCGGCGGTGTCATTGCCATCGTTCGCAAGCCCAACGGAAATGTGAGAAGCCTTATCCTACACTTTGCGGCGGGTGTGGTCTTTTCAGTGGTTGCGGTAGAGTTGTTGCCGGATATTGTAAAAACCCACAAGCCACTACAACTTATCATCGGGTTTTCCCTGGGCTTTCTTGCAATGATTGGCATCAGAAAGTTCACAGAAGTAGAAGAAGATAAAACACTCACCGTGGTCAAGAATAAACTGCCAGCTAGTTTATTGATAGCCATTGCCGTTGACATTTTTATAGATGGTTTGCTTTTAGGAATAGGGTTTACGGCAGGCAGTACGGAAGGGATGTTGTTGGCCTTCGCTTTATCAGTCGAATTATTATCGCTGGGCATGGCAACGGCAACTGAATTAGGCGAAAATAATTTAAGCAAACAAAAATCGCTTGGATTGATTGCACTGCTTGCTCTGGTGTTTTTTATCAGCGCTGTGCTAGGTGCCACATTACTACATAACCTTTCGCACAACGCCTTGGAGATAGTGTTGTCGTTTGGCTTGTCGGCACTCTTGTTTTTAGTTACCGAAGAACTGCTGACGGAAGCACATGAAGAAAAGGAAACTGTGTGGCATACGTCTGCCTTCTTTGGTGGCTTTTTATTGTTTTTAGTCTTGGGTATGATTACCTAA
- a CDS encoding efflux RND transporter periplasmic adaptor subunit, producing the protein MSYKVIVFAALFFAACSSKPKEEKAPVAEEHDPNAVEFTHEQYKTVGVELGSVTPTNLSNYIKASGTIDVPPNDLISVASPYGGTIRSTTVIEGKFVRKGDMLATIENPEFVQMQQEFLESSSQLSFLRQDLTRQEELVRENIAARKSLQRASSEYNSMVARVKGLEARLRIANINPSSVRSGNFTSRISIVAPTSGYITHVYSNVGKFIGANELLADMANTNNILVRVKVFEKDLPQIKMGQTIRFRATGDSIERNAQVFLIGKDIDADRTVEVHGKITTPVATLLPGMFINAIMEIGTASTPALPQAAVVQSGGKNYIFVLDEQKMEGGTNDNIGKNEAAGEKEEKHIVFRRVEVGVTVTENGFTAVILPDNFDMKSKVVIKGAYDLLSKMNNSEEEEG; encoded by the coding sequence ATGTCGTATAAAGTAATCGTATTTGCAGCTTTGTTTTTCGCTGCCTGCTCTTCTAAACCCAAAGAAGAAAAAGCTCCCGTAGCAGAGGAGCACGACCCGAACGCAGTTGAGTTCACTCACGAACAATACAAAACAGTTGGTGTAGAATTAGGAAGCGTAACACCTACCAATTTGAGCAATTATATAAAAGCATCGGGCACGATTGATGTTCCGCCAAATGACTTAATCAGCGTGGCATCGCCTTACGGCGGCACCATACGCAGCACAACCGTGATAGAAGGCAAGTTTGTTCGTAAAGGAGACATGTTGGCCACCATTGAAAACCCAGAATTCGTGCAAATGCAACAGGAATTCCTGGAGAGCAGCAGCCAGCTGTCCTTCTTACGCCAGGACTTGACACGACAAGAAGAATTGGTGCGAGAAAACATTGCCGCCCGCAAATCGCTGCAACGGGCAAGCAGTGAATACAACAGCATGGTGGCACGGGTAAAGGGTTTAGAAGCAAGGCTTCGCATTGCCAACATCAACCCTTCCAGTGTCCGTTCCGGGAACTTCACTTCACGCATCTCTATCGTTGCGCCAACCAGCGGTTATATCACGCATGTTTATTCTAACGTAGGCAAATTCATTGGTGCAAATGAACTGCTGGCAGACATGGCTAACACCAATAACATTTTGGTTCGAGTGAAAGTATTTGAAAAGGATTTGCCGCAAATAAAAATGGGTCAAACCATTCGCTTTCGTGCAACAGGCGATAGCATAGAACGCAATGCCCAGGTGTTTTTGATTGGAAAGGACATCGATGCAGACCGCACCGTAGAAGTGCACGGAAAAATTACTACACCCGTAGCCACCTTGCTTCCCGGTATGTTTATCAACGCCATTATGGAAATAGGTACAGCTTCCACCCCCGCCTTGCCACAGGCAGCGGTAGTGCAATCGGGTGGCAAGAACTACATTTTTGTATTGGATGAGCAAAAAATGGAGGGAGGAACAAATGATAATATCGGAAAAAATGAAGCTGCCGGTGAGAAAGAAGAAAAGCATATTGTCTTTCGTCGAGTGGAAGTTGGTGTAACGGTAACGGAAAATGGATTTACTGCGGTTATCCTTCCAGACAATTTCGATATGAAAAGCAAGGTGGTTATCAAAGGAGCTTATGACCTGCTTTCCAAAATGAACAATTCAGAAGAGGAAGAAGGATAA
- a CDS encoding CusA/CzcA family heavy metal efflux RND transporter has protein sequence MLNKIIDFSIKNKLVIGIFTLALIIWGVFSLKKLPIDAVPDITNNQVQIITVSPSLASQEVEQLISYPVEQTMSTIPEIQEVRSISRFGLSVVTVIFHDDANIYWARQQVAERLPEARNAIPQGAGEPEMSPISTGLGEIYQYVVHPKKGYENKYDATALRTLQDWIVRRQLLGTPGIAEVNSFGGFLKQYEIALNINQTRSYNISISDIFTALEKNNQNTGGSYIDKKPNAYFIRSEGLITNLGDIERIVVKKTETGFPITIRDIAQVRFGAANRYGALTRDDKEAVGGIVMMLKGSNSSEVVQRVKEKMVQIQKSLPEGVVVEPFLDRSEFVNRAIDTVKKNLLEGALIVIFVLVLFLGNIRSGLIVASVIPLAMLFAISLMNVFGVSGNLMSLGAIDFGLIVDGAVIIVEATMHHLANRREGKIAQPEMDEEVGVSAKRMMNSAAFGQIIIFIVYLPILALVGIEGKMFRPMAQTVSFAILGAFLLSLTYVPMVSALFLNKNIKHKKNFSDKMMDRIQRMYLPLIKGALRFRKLVVVIALALLGLAALVFTFLGGEFLPTLEEGDFAVETRLLTGSSLSQTIDKVEQASNILHKKFPEVKEVISKIGASEIPTDPMPIEAADITIILKPKDEWTSAHGREELAEKMQKELEAIPGVSFGFSQPIQLRTNELISGVRQDVGIKIFGEDMQVLSELSKRIGAIVPTVQGAEDLYVEQVSGLPQISIKLNRDKIAQHGLNVSDINQAINTAFAGGSAGTVFEGEKRFDLVVRLQESERQSIEDVKRLFVTAADGTQIPLEQVADVSLQLGPNQIQREQAQRRIIVGFNVRGRDIASVVKEMQQKIDQKIKMPTGYFITYGGQFKNLEEANKRLSIAVPVALGLILLLLYFTFGSFKYSILIFMAIPMSAIGGVFALWLRGMPFSISAGVGFIALFGVAVLNGIVLITEFNRLKKEGMTDLTKIIFTGTAVRLRPVLMTATVASLGFLPMALSTGAGGEVQKPLATVVIGGLLTATLLTLVVLPVLYTFFEGFGKKKQQNQDTNHTPSPSTVPKVIGLLVLLLGAGFVNAQTPAGTIDLQTAITRSLGTNPNVRVGNLDVQYQQSLRASARDIGKTNINLTYGQYNSPVPYDNNITITQNIPNPVYLRRLTELADATIDASRLQLKVYQNQINYQVKSLYYRLIYRNEQRRLADTLISLYERVLRAADIRFKSGETNILEKYNANTQLQEAIAQKEQLNEQLRTDLQQLSLFTGDAGINGITDTLLQEKPITLALDSVQLNNNPELQVLRSQIVIASKEIKVERSKLLPDFSIGYFNQSLVGTYDVDGGQKYYGAGKRFQGIEAGISISLFSKPQKARIRAAEVNQQRREAEVQAFYFGLSQRGSLLLSELRRLSIQLAYYRNTALPQAELLIRTSQRAFEVGEMDYYQLSQSLNNANNVRRQYIEIINQYNQSAIELELILGL, from the coding sequence CTATTGGGCACGGCAACAGGTAGCGGAACGCTTGCCGGAAGCCCGTAACGCCATTCCGCAGGGAGCCGGTGAGCCGGAAATGTCGCCTATTTCAACAGGTTTGGGCGAAATATATCAATATGTTGTCCACCCGAAAAAGGGTTATGAAAACAAATATGATGCAACCGCATTGCGCACCCTGCAAGACTGGATTGTGCGCAGGCAGTTACTCGGCACACCGGGCATTGCGGAAGTCAACAGCTTCGGCGGCTTTTTAAAGCAATATGAAATTGCGCTGAACATCAACCAAACCCGGAGCTATAACATTTCCATCTCGGACATCTTCACGGCCTTGGAGAAAAACAACCAAAATACCGGCGGCTCCTATATCGACAAGAAACCAAACGCTTATTTTATCCGCAGCGAAGGCTTGATAACTAATCTCGGCGACATAGAACGCATCGTAGTAAAAAAGACAGAAACCGGATTTCCGATCACCATTCGTGACATTGCCCAGGTGCGTTTTGGTGCGGCTAACCGTTACGGCGCTTTGACCCGTGACGATAAAGAAGCTGTGGGCGGCATTGTGATGATGCTGAAAGGAAGCAACTCCAGCGAAGTGGTGCAGCGGGTAAAGGAGAAGATGGTACAAATTCAAAAATCCCTCCCCGAAGGCGTCGTGGTAGAACCTTTTTTGGATAGAAGCGAGTTTGTGAACAGGGCGATTGATACCGTAAAAAAGAACCTGTTAGAAGGGGCATTGATTGTCATTTTCGTCTTGGTGCTTTTCTTAGGTAACATTCGTTCGGGGCTTATTGTCGCTTCTGTTATTCCATTGGCAATGTTGTTTGCCATTTCACTGATGAACGTCTTTGGTGTTTCCGGTAATCTAATGAGCTTGGGTGCCATTGACTTTGGGTTGATTGTAGATGGAGCGGTGATTATTGTAGAAGCCACCATGCACCATTTAGCCAACCGGCGAGAGGGTAAAATTGCCCAACCCGAAATGGATGAAGAAGTCGGCGTTTCTGCAAAGAGAATGATGAACTCTGCGGCGTTTGGTCAAATCATCATCTTCATTGTTTACTTACCAATTCTTGCTTTGGTAGGTATAGAGGGCAAGATGTTCCGCCCAATGGCGCAAACGGTATCTTTTGCCATTTTGGGTGCCTTCCTGCTATCACTTACCTACGTGCCGATGGTTAGTGCGTTGTTCCTAAACAAAAACATCAAGCACAAAAAGAACTTTTCCGATAAGATGATGGACCGCATCCAACGCATGTACCTGCCACTTATAAAGGGTGCCTTGCGGTTCAGAAAATTAGTGGTGGTTATTGCCTTGGCTTTGCTTGGATTGGCGGCATTGGTATTTACTTTCTTGGGCGGTGAATTTTTGCCCACACTGGAAGAAGGTGATTTTGCCGTGGAAACACGTCTGCTTACGGGTAGCTCATTAAGCCAGACCATTGACAAAGTGGAACAGGCTTCCAACATTCTTCACAAGAAGTTCCCTGAAGTAAAAGAGGTTATCAGCAAAATCGGTGCATCGGAAATACCCACCGACCCGATGCCGATAGAAGCGGCGGACATCACCATCATTTTAAAACCAAAAGACGAATGGACAAGTGCGCATGGCCGTGAAGAATTGGCGGAAAAAATGCAAAAGGAATTGGAAGCCATTCCCGGTGTGAGTTTCGGTTTTTCCCAACCCATTCAGCTTCGTACCAACGAATTGATTTCGGGTGTGCGACAAGATGTAGGAATAAAAATATTTGGCGAGGATATGCAGGTGCTTTCCGAACTCTCCAAACGAATAGGTGCCATTGTGCCTACCGTACAAGGGGCTGAAGATTTGTATGTAGAGCAAGTGAGCGGGCTTCCGCAAATCTCTATCAAGTTAAACCGGGACAAAATAGCACAACACGGTTTGAACGTTTCCGACATTAACCAAGCCATTAACACGGCCTTTGCAGGTGGCAGTGCGGGTACAGTGTTTGAAGGTGAAAAGCGATTTGATTTGGTGGTGCGTTTGCAAGAGAGCGAACGGCAGAGCATTGAAGATGTAAAGAGGCTTTTTGTTACAGCAGCAGACGGCACCCAAATTCCGTTGGAGCAGGTGGCCGATGTGAGTTTGCAATTAGGCCCGAACCAAATACAACGTGAACAGGCACAGCGAAGAATTATTGTAGGCTTCAATGTACGGGGCCGTGACATTGCTTCGGTGGTGAAGGAAATGCAACAGAAGATTGACCAGAAAATTAAAATGCCTACGGGTTACTTCATTACCTACGGCGGACAGTTTAAAAACCTGGAAGAAGCCAATAAGCGATTGTCTATCGCTGTACCTGTTGCGCTTGGGTTAATTCTTTTGCTGCTCTATTTCACTTTCGGTTCGTTTAAATACTCTATTCTGATTTTCATGGCTATTCCCATGTCAGCTATTGGCGGTGTGTTTGCTTTGTGGTTACGTGGAATGCCTTTTAGCATTTCTGCCGGAGTAGGCTTCATCGCCCTTTTTGGTGTGGCTGTGTTAAACGGAATTGTGCTGATAACAGAATTTAATCGCTTAAAGAAAGAAGGCATGACAGACCTTACAAAAATCATTTTTACCGGCACTGCTGTGCGGTTGCGTCCTGTATTGATGACTGCAACAGTTGCCTCATTGGGCTTTTTGCCAATGGCATTGTCAACCGGTGCCGGTGGCGAAGTACAAAAACCATTGGCTACGGTTGTTATTGGTGGATTGTTAACCGCAACCCTTTTGACTTTAGTCGTACTGCCTGTGCTCTATACCTTCTTTGAAGGATTTGGAAAGAAGAAACAACAAAATCAAGACACAAACCATACGCCTTCCCCTTCCACAGTTCCAAAAGTGATTGGCCTATTGGTATTGCTATTGGGTGCAGGTTTTGTGAATGCTCAAACGCCTGCCGGTACAATAGATTTACAAACCGCTATAACCCGTTCATTGGGTACAAATCCAAACGTCCGGGTAGGCAACCTCGATGTACAATACCAGCAATCATTGCGGGCATCGGCAAGAGACATTGGGAAAACCAATATAAATCTCACCTATGGACAGTACAACAGTCCTGTACCCTATGACAACAATATCACCATCACGCAAAACATACCCAACCCGGTTTACCTGCGCAGGCTAACGGAATTGGCGGATGCCACAATTGATGCCAGCCGGTTACAGCTTAAAGTCTATCAAAACCAAATTAACTATCAGGTAAAAAGCCTCTACTACCGGCTCATTTATCGCAACGAGCAACGCAGGCTTGCCGATACCTTAATTAGTCTTTACGAAAGAGTATTGCGGGCGGCGGATATACGCTTCAAGTCAGGTGAAACCAATATTTTGGAGAAGTACAACGCCAATACGCAGTTACAGGAAGCTATCGCACAAAAGGAGCAGTTGAATGAACAATTAAGAACCGATTTACAACAACTCTCCCTCTTTACGGGAGATGCAGGAATTAACGGCATAACCGATACGCTTTTGCAGGAAAAGCCAATCACTTTAGCCCTGGACAGTGTACAGCTAAACAACAACCCGGAGCTGCAAGTTTTGCGCAGCCAAATTGTGATTGCGTCAAAAGAAATAAAAGTAGAAAGAAGCAAGCTGTTACCCGATTTTAGCATTGGTTATTTCAATCAATCTCTCGTAGGAACGTATGATGTTGATGGTGGACAGAAATACTACGGTGCCGGTAAGCGTTTCCAGGGGATTGAAGCAGGTATCAGCATCTCATTGTTTTCAAAACCCCAAAAGGCAAGGATACGTGCGGCGGAAGTGAACCAACAACGCCGGGAAGCCGAAGTGCAAGCCTTTTATTTTGGCTTGTCGCAAAGGGGCAGCCTCTTGCTTTCCGAGTTACGGCGACTTTCCATTCAGCTTGCTTACTACCGCAACACGGCGTTGCCGCAAGCCGAGCTTTTAATTCGCACATCGCAGCGAGCCTTTGAGGTTGGAGAAATGGATTACTACCAGCTATCGCAATCGCTCAACAACGCCAACAACGTTCGCCGCCAATACATAGAAATCATAAATCAATACAACCAATCCGCCATAGAACTGGAACTAATTCTTGGCCTTTAA